A window of Methanolobus sediminis contains these coding sequences:
- a CDS encoding radical SAM protein — protein sequence MSERPLPSFPFRIEFEVTGLCNIDCKYCYARPLSSLTPTVDQLCFLFNKTKEEADPFEVIILGGEPFIRKDIISILELAQGIFKIQKIGVSTNGTLIHKLTTDDLTRLKTLSERGLSFQITLDSTNPEIHDILRGKGKDTLAGLNTFEKEDIPFVIGMCLTSHNYSDITNSITQLLTDYSQLSHINLMPLQPFSPSDKTYSSYCLASEQMRKIRNEVADIILDAGRSDVTISGVTDCGEAIDALPLINTYNFKTCLAGLTRAGVYPDGSVSPCTTMRNHSLGNLYNESWKEIWTRARKRFENLDITGSQCHALST from the coding sequence ATGAGTGAAAGACCACTACCAAGTTTTCCTTTCCGGATAGAGTTTGAGGTTACTGGCCTTTGTAATATTGACTGTAAATATTGCTATGCCAGACCACTAAGTTCACTTACTCCAACAGTTGATCAACTTTGCTTCCTCTTCAATAAAACAAAAGAAGAAGCTGATCCTTTTGAAGTAATCATACTTGGAGGAGAACCTTTCATCCGAAAAGATATTATTTCCATTCTTGAACTTGCTCAGGGTATCTTTAAAATCCAAAAAATTGGTGTCAGTACTAACGGTACGTTAATCCACAAATTAACAACAGATGATTTGACAAGATTAAAAACGTTGTCAGAACGTGGCCTTTCATTTCAGATCACATTAGACAGTACAAATCCAGAGATACATGACATCTTAAGAGGAAAAGGAAAGGATACCCTTGCAGGATTAAATACCTTTGAAAAAGAGGATATTCCTTTTGTTATTGGCATGTGCCTGACTTCACATAACTATTCCGATATTACAAATAGTATCACTCAATTGCTAACAGATTATTCTCAATTATCTCATATTAACTTAATGCCGCTACAGCCCTTTTCTCCGAGTGATAAAACATACTCCTCGTATTGTCTTGCATCAGAACAAATGAGAAAAATCCGTAATGAAGTAGCAGACATTATCCTGGACGCTGGGCGAAGTGATGTAACTATTTCAGGCGTTACCGATTGTGGCGAAGCGATTGATGCTCTTCCATTAATCAATACTTACAACTTTAAAACATGTCTTGCAGGCCTAACCAGGGCTGGTGTATATCCAGATGGCAGTGTTTCTCCCTGCACAACAATGAGAAACCATTCACTTGGAAATCTCTACAATGAAAGCTGGAAAGAAATCTGGACTAGAGCACGTAAACGATTCGAGAACTTGGACATAACAGGTAGTCAATGTCATGCTCTGTCAACATAA
- a CDS encoding 6-bladed beta-propeller: MINNLIWKKTSLILLLLISILASVSVTHAETYSFVTEWGSSANNGYYEYHPTSVVVDSSGNVYTIDSYAVAYDSDINMIKKFDSSGNKIAEWGPSGNGDGELAVANGLALDSSNNLYVAERNRIQKFDSDGNFILKFGYQGSDDGEFNYIRSIAVDSSGNIYVVDSQNQRIQKFDSEGNFITKWKCNVLDIAVDSSGYVYAASSNNIQKYDGEGNLIDEWTAYNFVNIAVDSSDNVFIANHNLIQELGSDGTVINSWGSAGNSNEELDYIYDLATDSSGNVYVADYGNLCVKVFDDAGSFLRKWSYEGTKGGKFNLPNGIAVDASGSVYVVDSGMPSTASTKGINSRIQKFDSNGNFIFKWGFNGAGEGQFSNPTDVAVDSSGNVYVVDHDNARIQKFDSNGNFILEWGSSGHGKGEFDNLGGIAVDSSSNIYVADSGNYRVQEFDSDGNSIAIWGSQGADDGEFSSINDVAVDSSDNIYVADGKYIQKFDNKGTFITRWDCGSYAVIWKIAIDSSDNIFAACNNNLVQKYDSDGNIITEWGSKGDGKGEFSNPSGIAVDSSGNVYVVDSGNARIQKFAVSSQAIEQNVNDEDNSENTVAESISDTSVEDAATDIETDENAESSQSPGFGIVCGTTGLIAAFLYRKK, from the coding sequence ATGATAAATAATCTTATTTGGAAAAAAACGTCATTAATTCTTCTTTTACTGATTTCTATACTGGCCAGTGTTTCTGTAACGCATGCTGAAACTTATTCATTTGTGACAGAATGGGGTTCAAGTGCTAATAACGGTTATTATGAATATCATCCGACCAGTGTTGTCGTTGATTCTTCTGGAAATGTTTATACAATTGACAGTTATGCCGTGGCATATGATTCAGACATAAACATGATTAAGAAGTTCGACTCATCAGGCAACAAAATTGCTGAATGGGGTCCTTCAGGGAATGGAGACGGTGAACTGGCTGTTGCAAACGGTCTTGCTCTGGACTCATCAAATAACCTCTATGTTGCAGAAAGAAATCGTATACAGAAATTTGATAGCGATGGTAATTTTATTCTTAAATTTGGTTATCAGGGCAGCGACGATGGCGAATTTAATTATATCCGCAGTATTGCCGTTGATTCGTCAGGCAATATTTATGTCGTTGATTCTCAAAACCAGCGTATTCAGAAGTTCGATAGCGAGGGCAACTTCATTACAAAATGGAAATGCAATGTACTGGATATAGCTGTCGATTCATCCGGATATGTTTATGCCGCTTCAAGTAACAACATCCAAAAGTATGATGGAGAAGGAAACTTAATCGATGAATGGACAGCTTATAACTTCGTTAATATTGCAGTTGATAGTTCAGATAATGTTTTCATTGCAAATCACAACTTAATTCAGGAATTAGGTTCAGATGGTACGGTTATTAATTCATGGGGTTCCGCCGGGAATAGTAATGAAGAACTCGATTACATTTATGATCTTGCTACCGATTCATCGGGTAATGTCTATGTCGCTGACTACGGGAACCTTTGCGTAAAAGTATTTGATGATGCTGGCAGCTTCCTGAGAAAATGGAGTTATGAAGGTACAAAAGGCGGGAAATTCAATCTCCCGAATGGCATAGCTGTTGATGCTTCTGGTTCTGTTTATGTCGTTGATTCCGGCATGCCTTCCACTGCAAGTACAAAAGGTATCAATTCCCGTATTCAGAAATTTGATAGTAACGGTAACTTCATTTTTAAATGGGGTTTTAATGGGGCAGGCGAGGGACAATTTAGCAATCCAACGGATGTTGCCGTTGATTCATCAGGTAATGTCTATGTTGTGGATCATGACAATGCACGCATTCAGAAATTTGATAGTAATGGTAATTTCATATTGGAGTGGGGTTCTTCCGGTCATGGAAAAGGAGAATTTGATAATCTTGGTGGAATTGCTGTCGATTCTTCCAGTAATATTTACGTTGCAGATTCAGGGAACTATCGTGTTCAAGAGTTTGATAGCGATGGCAATTCCATAGCTATATGGGGTTCACAGGGTGCAGATGATGGTGAATTTTCATCCATAAATGATGTTGCTGTTGATTCTTCAGATAATATCTATGTTGCTGACGGAAAATATATCCAAAAATTCGATAACAAAGGAACTTTCATAACCAGATGGGATTGTGGTTCCTATGCAGTTATATGGAAGATTGCTATTGATTCGTCGGATAATATTTTTGCAGCCTGCAACAATAATCTTGTTCAGAAATATGATAGTGATGGCAATATCATAACTGAATGGGGTTCTAAGGGTGACGGAAAAGGAGAATTCAGTAATCCATCTGGAATTGCAGTCGATTCTTCTGGAAACGTATATGTTGTTGATAGTGGAAATGCACGAATACAGAAATTCGCAGTGAGCAGTCAGGCAATTGAACAAAATGTAAACGACGAGGATAACTCCGAAAATACTGTAGCAGAGTCTATTAGTGACACTTCTGTAGAAGATGCTGCAACAGATATCGAAACAGATGAAAATGCTGAAAGTTCACAATCCCCTGGATTTGGAATAGTATGCGGAACAACAGGGCTGATTGCTGCATTTTTATATCGCAAAAAGTAA